In Nymphaea colorata isolate Beijing-Zhang1983 chromosome 3, ASM883128v2, whole genome shotgun sequence, a genomic segment contains:
- the LOC116249741 gene encoding monocopper oxidase-like protein SKU5, with protein MMVSGRFSWWLCSVFLLCASRALGGDPSVYYEWEVSYKDVSPLGVKQKVIAINGMFPGPPINATTNWNVLVNVWNNLDEPLLITWSGIQQRRNSWQDGVLGTTCPIPVGWNWTYEFQVKDQIGSFFYFPSIYLQRAAGGYGDFIVNNREVIPIPFEAPDGDITLFISDWYTRSQKDLRRDLDNGLALAMPDGVLINGLGPYRYDQALVPPGITYEQINVEPGKTYRVRVHHVGVSTSLNFRIQNHQMLLVETEGSYTVQQNYSNLDIHVGQSYTFLVTMDQNASSDYYVVASARFVNSSEWTKVTGVAILHYSNSQGPASGPLPDPPNDSYDKSFSVNQARSIRWNTSASGARPNPQGSFRYGQIPVTDVYRIENEPAQMIKGKMRTTLNGISYFIPSTPLKLADQFNVPGIFKLDFPNEPMNRPPKMDTSVINATYKGFVEIIFQNAATTVQSYHLDGYAFFVVGMDYGNWTENSRNSYNRWDAVARSTTQVFPGGWTAILVYLDNVGMWNLRAENLDSWYLGQELYMRVVNPEINNKTELTPPDNAIFCGALKYMQQESYDHKHGPAFSPAWTLTTHRSMLVLLLIIWAAAFY; from the exons GTAATTGCAATCAATGGAATGTTCCCTGGACCTCCTATCAATGCAACCACCAACTGGAATGTACTTGTGAATGTCTGGAACAATCTGGATGAGCCGTTACTCATCACTTG GTCTGGTATACAACAAAGAAGAAATTCCTGGCAGGATGGCGTGTTGGGAACAACTTGCCCAATTCCCGTTGGTTGGAATTGGACATACGAATTTCAAGTCAAAGATCAGATTGGAAGTTTTTTCTACTTTCCATCAATCTATCTTCAAAGAGCTGCAGGTGGCTATGGTGATTTTATTGTGAATAATCGTGAAGTCATTCCAATACCTTTTGAAGCACCTGATGGGGATATTACCCTTTTCATATCCGACTGGTATACAAGGAGTCAGAAG GATTTAAGAAGGGATCTGGATAATGGTTTAGCTCTTGCGATGCCTGATGGGGTTCTTATAAATGGATTGGGCCCATATCGGTATGATCAGGCACTTGTGCCACCTGGTATAACATATGAGCAGATAAATGTTGAACCAG GAAAGACTTATCGAGTCCGAGTTCATCATGTTGGTGTGTCAACTAGCCTAAATTTTAGAATTCAGAACCATCAAATGCTGCTTGTGGAGACTGAAGGGTCATATACAGTCCAGCAGAACTATTCAAACCTTGATATTCATGTTGGTCAGTCGTACACATTCTTGGTCACAATGGACCAGAATGCAAGCAGTGATTACTATGTGGTTGCAAGTGCACGATTTGTCAACTCATCAGAGTGGACCAAAGTGACAGGTGTTGCCATCTTGCACTATTCCAATTCTCAAGGCCCTGCATCTGGCCCACTTCCTGATCCACCAAATGACAGTTATGACAAATCCTTCTCTGTTAACCAGGCCCGATCAATAAG GTGGAACACATCAGCAAGTGGTGCACGTCCTAATCCGCAAGGATCCTTTAGATATGGTCAGATTCCAGTTACTGATGTGTACAGGATAGAAAATGAACCTGCACAAATGATCAAGGGGAAGATGAGGACCACGTTGAATggaatttcatatttcataCCTTCCACACCTCTAAAGCTTGCAGACCAGTTTAACGTTCCTGGAATTTTTAAGCTTGATTTTCCAAACGAACCAATGAACAGACCTCCAAAAATGGATACATCAGTAATAAATGCTACCTACAAGGGATTTGTagaaattatatttcaaaatgctGCTACAACTGTTCAGAGCTATCACTTGGATGGATATGCATTTTTCGTTGTTGG AATGGATTATGGAAACTGGACAGAGAACAGCAGAAACTCGTACAACAGGTGGGATGCAGTTGCGCGCAGTACAACACAG GTTTTCCCTGGTGGATGGACAGCCATTCTGGTTTATTTAGACAACGTGGGAATGTGGAATTTGCGTGCTGAGAACCTTGACTCATGGTATCTGGGGCAGGAACTCTACATGAGGGTGGTTAATCCAGAAATTAACAATAAAACAGAGTTGACACCTCCCGACAATGCTATATTTTGTGGTGCACTTAAATACATGCAGCAGGA ATCTTATGATCATAAGCATGGTCCGGCATTCTCACCGGCTTGGACTCTCACCACACATAGATCCATGCTGGTGTTGCTTCTCATTATTTGGGCAGCTGCTTTTTACTGA